In Pseudodesulfovibrio sp. JC047, the genomic window TCAATTGATAGTGTACCGAATCGGTACTTGGTGCCGCAGAGCACGAATAAGAAAAGGAATACATTACTAATACGCCATAAGGCGAGGGTGAAGCCTGGCCTTATTAAAGAGAAAACAACGAAGAAAGGGAGTTCTTGACATGGTGCCGCATAAGAAAAGCCCTTTTCAAAGGGTTTGTCTCTCCCTTTCCCCCAGCCGCCGGAGGCATTCTTCCCTCGATCTGCCGTTCACCGGGTAAAATCGGACCGTTCACCTAAAAAAGAGCGCGGTTGCGCAGTTCTTTGAATACATGATATTTATTCAACGCGAGCCTTTCCATGACGGGAAACGCATTTCAGAAGGTTGCGGTCCGAATTTGAGACGGACCTTGCAGACACAACCATAGATCAGGAGAACAGACGATGAGTGAAGAGAAAAAGATCGAGACGCTGCAAAGAGAGGGGCAGATATTCGAACCCGATACATCCATGCAGGCCGAGGCGTGGATTCAGAACATGGACGCCTATGACGCGGCCAATGAACGGGCACTCACTGATCCTGAAGGGTATTGGGGCGATCGGGCCAAGGAATTACTGACCTGGTTTTCCGATTTCGATTCAGTGTTGGAAGCGGACTATGAGAAACCCGAATTCAAATGGTTTTCGGGCGGCACGACCAATGTTTCATATAACTGCCTGGATCGACACCTGACAGATGGCCGACGGAACAAGGCCGCACTTATCTGGCAGGGAGAACCGGAAGAAGACACCCGGGTATATACCTATCAGATGCTGCATACCGAAGTCTGCCGATTCGCCAATGTCTTGAAAAAGAAAGGCGTGAAACGGGGCGATCGGGTGGCACTGTATATGCCCATGATTCCTGAGTTGGCCATTGCCATGCTCGCCTGCACCAGACTCGGCGCATTACATTCAATCGTGTTTGCGGGATTTTCCTCCATTGCCCTGCAATCGCGTATCGAGGATTGTCAGGCCAAAGTGCTGGTGACAGCGGATGCCGTACTGCGTGCGGGCAAGACCATTCCGCTCAAACCCAATGCAGATGAAGCACTCAAGGACTGCCCGTCTATGGAACAGTGCATCGTGGTGCAACGGGGCGGCAATGAAATTTCCATGGTGGAAGGCCGGGATTCCTGGTGGCATGATGAAATCAATGCTGAAGATATCACGTCCGAATGTGATTTTGAAAAGATGGATGCGGAAGACCCGCTGTTCATTCTGTACACATCCGGCTCCACGGGCAAACCCAAAGGCGTGCTGCACACCACGGGCGGCTACCTGACCTATGCGGCCCACACCACACAATGCGTTTTTGATATGAAAGACGATGATGTCTATTGGTGCACGGCGGATATCGGCTGGATCACCGGACATTCCTATATCGTCTATGGCCCGCTGGCACTGGGTGCCACATCTGTCATGTTCGAGGGCGTGCCGAGTTACCCCAAACCAGATAGATTCTGGCAGATCGTGGACAAGTTCAAGGTCAATATCTTTTACACCGCCCCCACGGTCATCCGTGCGCTCATGAGAGAAGGCGAGGAATGGACCAAAAAGTATGATCTGTCCTCGTTGCGGCTGCTCGGGTCCGTGGGAGAACCTATCAATCCCGAGGCATGGCTCTGGTTCCACAACAATATCGGCGGCGGCAAACTGCCGATCGTGGATACCTGGTGGCAGACCGAAACCGGGGGCATCATGATTTCCGCCATGCCATATGCCACCCCGCTCAAACCCGGGTCCGCCACCAAAGCCCTGCCCGGTATTTCCGCCAAAATCGTGCGCCGGGACGGATCAGAGGCCGATGCCAATGAAGGCGGCCACCTCATTATCGACAAACCATGGCCGGGGATGCTCCGCAATGTCTGGGGTGACCCGGATCGGTATAAATCCACCTACTTCGCAGGCTTTTCCGAAGCATATGAAGCCGGGGATGGCGCCCGGGTCGATGAAGACGGGTATTTCTGGATCATGGGCCGCCTGGATGACGTCATCAACGTGTCCGGCCACCGCATGGGTACAGCGGAAATCGAATCCGCATTGGTGGCACACAAGGATGTCACTGAAGCCGCAGTCGTGGGAATGCCACACGATATCAAAGGTGAAACCATCTATGCCTATGTCACTCTCAAATCCGATCTTGAACCGGACGATGACATGATAAAGGAATTGAAAACCTGGGTGCGTAAGGAGATTGGTCCCATTGCCACCCCGGAATTCATCCAGTTCGCGGACGGCCTGCCCAAGACCCGTTCAGGGAAAATCATGCGCCGGGTCCTACGAAAGATTGTCGAAGGCTCCAACGACTTCGGCGATACCTCGACTCTGGCCGATCCCGGTGTGGTCACCGATCTGGTCGAAGGCAACAAGGACCTTGTCGGCTAATAATTCACTCGCAAAAAAAAGGCTCCGTACAACAATACGGAGCCTTTTTTTTGCTCTTTGGGAAGACTGCGGTTCACCAGGAAACCGCCGTCCCAAAGAGAAAAGACGGACGAGACAACGGGTAAAAGGCATCAGGGTCTAAGCTGACTCAAAACCATCCCGACAAGCATGAGTCCACAGCCGATCAGGGCACGCATGGTCAGAACTTCGCCGAGCATGAGACAGCCGCCAATGACGCCGAACACGGATTCAAGACTGAGGATGATCGCGGCGTGCGCGGGTTGGGCATCCCGTTGGGCCACAACCTGAAGGGTGTAGGCCACGCCCACGGACATGAGTCCTCCATAGGCGATTGACGGGGCTGCACCGATCAATCCGGTGAGGGTAATTTCTTCCGTGGCGAACGCGCCGACCATGCTCAAAAAGGCACAGGCAATGAACTGTATCAGGGACAATTTGAGCGCGTCCACAGCATCCAGTCCCGGTGAAAGTTTTCCGACAAGCAACACATGCCCAGCCCAGAAAACCGCGCTGACCAACACCAATAGATCGCCAAAGGAAATGGTCAGATCCGACGTTACGGAAAGGAAATACATACCGACAACAGCCAAACCGGCTCCAATCCAGGTGCCCCATCCGGGCTTCTGGGCCAGAAGCAATCCGAAAATCGGCACAAAAACAACGTAAAGTCCGGTGATAAATCCGGCTTTTCCAGCTGTGGTGGCCTCGAAACCGAATTGGGTGAGCACTGGTCCGGCCAGTCCCATCTGTTGCAGGGACGCGCCGACAAACAAGGCGATACCGAGCAGCCCTCCACCGACAAGCATCTTTCGACCACTCGCACCGACACTCGTTGTCGGTCGATTTTTCTGCATGTGCACAACCAGAGGAATCAGCGCCACAGCACCGAGAGCGAAACGGATACCGTTAAATGTCAACGGTCCGACGTGGTCCATGCCCACGCGTTGGGCCACAAAGGCCAACCCCCAGATGACGGCGGTGATGAAAAGCAGAATGTCTGCACGAAGGGTTCGGGAATTCACGCGTTGATCTCCTTTGAAACGATCAGCGTATGTACTGCATTCAAAGACCGTCGGCAAGGACGAAAGGCTTGGTATTATGCGGAATCTTCCTCTTTGGCCGCCACCTGGTCCACCGCGGCATTGGCCTGTTCGGCCAGCGACTTGATCATGTTCAGCAAATAGGGTTCGGCTTCGGGCGACCCTTCACGAGGTGCCCAGTCAGGGACATTCTTGTCGTGCTCCTGCGTATAGGGTCCGGTCTTGGTCTCGAAAATCAGGGTATCCTGCTTGAGGGGAATATACGTGTGATAGACATGGGGAGCCACGTCAATGCCGAAATTTTCCGTCCCGGGCTGAAGCAGCAGGGTTTTCTCGATATCTCCTGCATCCGAAAACTGGATGAAAAGCACTGAGCCAGCCATGACCAGCACCGTTTCATCCTTTGGCGGATCAAGATGGCGATGGGGCATGATATATGTCCCGGGCTGCATGGCGTTGAACATGCGATGAGACAGCGCATCATGAGACGAATGCAACTTTTGCAGCATCCGTTTGCGCGCACTGTCCCTGGACCGGGCCAGCAGATCGCCGACCATGGTCAAACTCAAGGGAGTAACCGCACCCTCCGGTGCGTCCATAGCCACGGGAACATCAGTGGATTTATGTGTCATGGGCAAGAGATATCCTGCCCATGCACTTTCGGCAAGCCGACTAATCCAGCTTCAATCCAAGCAGTGACAATTCAGAATAGGTCAAATCGATATCGCGCGGTTCGACACGGGACGACTTGTAGAAACGAGGGGACTTGATGACCTCGACCTCGGCTCCGGGACCATCGTCATCCACGAACCGTCGATCGGCCGCCAACACACACTCGCTGTCCGGCAACAATGCTTCCGCAATATCCTGCACCCGTTGGGTGAAAAGGGCGGGATTGCTCCGATACAAAACGTCATAATAGACCCGATCGTTTTTCACGGCTCGCGCAAGAAGCAACAGACATTGTGCGCAGCGGGTCGCGACCAGCACCGGCATCACCCGAAGAGGGATGTGATCGTCAAAAAACGGCAGATCATACGGAGCCGATTGAGCACGGATCTTGACCGGATCAACGATCAGCTCCAAGTTGTCATACAGCTTTCCCTGTTTGCGCCACAGCAAGCGTTCCTCATCAAGAACGTTCATGCCAAGGGATTTGAAAAATTCAATTCGTTTCGGAGAAAGGGAAAAAACCGTGTACGTGGTTTCGGGATCGGCAGTGGCCATTTCGAGCATTTTGCTTCCCAACCCGTTTTTCCGATATTCCTTGCGAATATACCAGGATGTGAAGTTGGTGAATCGTTCCCAATATCCATCAATGATGCGATGGGAACAGATATGCCCATGAAAACCGACAACCGCTCCGTTGTCATCAGCAACAATACCGAAATCCGGTTTTCCGGAACACCAACCATGAGTGAAAAGAGCACGCCATCGCTGTATTGAAAAAGCTGGATTCATATATGTATGCAGCAGTTCACAGATGGCGTCAAAATCATTCGGTGTGGCTCGACGCAGTATGGCAGTCATTAAACTTCCTATTTTGGTTGCGGCCAGATAGCGGCCGGAACAAGCCATGTAACGCCAGTATGAAAAGTGGTCAAGGCGAAGATGTCTTCGACGAATTGCCACGCATCCTGATCCATTTCAAGATGATGGGTCAACAGACATGTCGGTTCGCTTCGATCAACGGTACCAAGCCGTTTTTCCTTGAGATGCTGGACCAAAGATTGGAGACAACGCTCCAATCCGGCAAACCGTGCTTCCTTCTTTTTCCACGTCAGGACATCACAATGCGCGTCAGCCACACGCAAGCCAACGGGCGGTGTGGGACGATCTTTCTTGTAGCTGGCGGACAGCCCTCGAAATCCCAAGACAGGCAGGTAAAACAACAATTGCGGATCGATGCGATTCCACGGCGGAACCAGAGCCGGAACAAAGCGGCTTTTGAAAAGTTGGCTGAGTTTGAGCATCCCGTCACGTAACTCATCAAGCACCACGGACTTGGGCCGATGTAGCCCCAGCTCCCATGCCCCCATGCCCGAACCGGACGGAGCGTGATTCACATGGGCATATCCATGTTGCAAAATCCAGAGATGCGCTGCCCCGGAGACGGTTTTCCTGAGAGACTCTCCGGCCCGGGCCGGAATGGTCGCCAATCCGCACGGGACGTCATACTGATCGCTGAGACGGATCAATCGATCCAGCTCCACAGTCGGTTCAGCCGCGTCATCATCTCGCCACCACAGTTCAACCGGCAGTCCGGCTTTTTCGTAGGCATCGAGTTCCTGTACCAATATGTTCAAAGTGTCGTGATTCATATCCTCCTTTTGTAGCAAAGGTTCCTCACAAAAGCCACCGCACCGCTGGCGTTTTCGCGCGATCCATGGCAGGACATATTCCGAAGAAGGGAGCACTATGAAACCACCCCACAATAACATCATCTGGAACATGACACGAAAGTGTAATTTCCGGTGCGAATATTGCTATTTCCCACACGATAATACCCCGGTGACCGAAACGTTGCCCGCCGAGCGAATCACCGCATTTCTTGACAGCACCGGCGACACGTGGAAAGTCGGACTGACCGGCGGCGAACCTTTTATCTATCCGAATTTCGTTGATATCTGCGAAACGCTCACGGCATCGCACATCATCGGCGTGGACACCAACCTGTCCATCTCGTCCAAAGTCAAAGAATTCGCCGAACGCATTGATCCCAAACGAGTCCACAATCTGTATGTGGCCCTGCACATCGAAGAACGAGAACGAGTCAAGGGCGTGAACGCCTTTATTCGAAATGCACAATGCCTCATGGACGCGGGGTTTGAAATCATCGTCAATTATGTGGTCCATCCGACCCTGGAAGATCGATTCCAAACCGACCGGACATTCTACGCGAAGCATGGCATCACCATCACTCCCCGGCCATTTAAAGGCGAATATGAAGGACGTCGATACCCCGAAGCCTATGGTGACCGGGCACAGATCATTTTCGGCGACCATCCCGAACAGGGCAAGAAGGTGGCATTCAATTTTCAGGGAGTTCCCTGCTCGGCCGGACGAACGCTCCTTCGCATGGAACCTGATGGCACCATTTTTCGCTGTCCGGGCGACAAGACCGTGCTCGGCAACGTCATGGATGAGGTCCGTCTCTACAAGGGAAATGAACCGTGCATCAAGAAACGGTGTCCCTGTCGGGGGTTGGACCATGTCCAACTGACCGACTTTGAGGCCCACATGGTGGACGGCATTCAATTTGCGGTGGTCGCCGACAACGAGCGTTCCCGGACAGCCTTCACCCAGGCTGCCGACCTGCTCCCGGGCAATCCGTGCGTCGAGAACAACCTCGGCGTCCTTGCCTGGCGTCGCGACGATCATTCCCAGGCCCGTTCTCATTTCGAAGTCGCCCTCACACAGAGGCCGGACAATGCGTTGTACCGAGCGAATCGCGACGGCGCACAGATTGCCGACGCGGATTTTGATCCACAAATATGCCTCGATGTAAATTCTGATGTGACAAAGTAGAGGTAGCACCCGACCCGGATGTCGGGTACAGGTTCATGAGGGGTCCTTTCTGGACAAAATAGACACAAGACGATAGTATCTCGCCGCAATTGAAACCGGACGATATCACTGATTTTCAAGGCCACAAACACACGCTATGGAATCAAAAGCATACAATATCCTGATGTACTCCCATGACACGTATGGATTGGGACATATACGACGCACCATGGCCATTGCCCGAAATCTGGTCGCCCCGGATGTCAACATCCTCATTGTTACCGGATCTCCCATTGTCGGACGATACACCATGCCCAAGGGCATTGATTTTGTCCGTATGCCCGGCATGATAAAAAAAACCAACGCCATCTATGTTCCGCACTCCATCAAGGTCGATCCCAAAATCGCCATTTCCATCCGAAAAAACATCATTTCCGCCACGGCCAAGACGTTCAAGCCGGACCTCTTCATCGTGGACAAGGTGCCGACCGGACTCAAGGGCGAAGTGCTGCCGACGTTGAAATGGATCAAGAAAAACTTGCCATGCACCCGGGTGGTGCTTGGATTGCGGGACATTCTCGACGATGCAGAATCCACTCGTACGGATTGGAAACGCAAACGATTTCCCGAAGTCCTGCGAGACCTCTATTCCGAAATATGGGTCTACGGGTCCAAGACCATGTACGATCCCATCACCGAATACGCCTTTCCTGACGATATCGCGAAAAAAACGATTTTCACGGGCTATATTCCCCGCAAGGCCCCCCGGACCCGCAAGGTCAAACGCAAGCACAAACAGGTCGTGGTCACCATCGGCGGTGGCGGTGACGGATACAACGTGCTGGACACCTATCTGAGAATGCTTGAGACAAATGGGACAGTGGACTTCAAGACACTCATGATTACCGGCCCGTTCCTTTCTCCCGAACGACTCGACGAACTGGCCGACCGGGCACGCGCCATCAAGGTACAAATCAAGCCATTTGTCCGCAACATGGAAAAACGCATAGCCAAGGCCGACCTGGTCGTTTCCATGGGCGGCTACAATACCATGTGCGAAATTCTCTCGCTGAAAAAACCCGCCCTGATCATTCCACGCGACACGCCGCGTCTAGAGCAGCTTATCCGCGCCACGGTCTTCAAAAAACAAGGCCTGTGTGATTTCATCAAATGGGACGATGTTTCCCCCGAAACCATGCGGGAAAAAATCAACGCCCTGCTGGATGATCCAACGCCGTACACCACACAACTCGAAACATTTGCCATGACTGGGCTCACGGTCATGCGTGATCGACTCGAATACTACCGAAAAAACTGTTCCTGATGACTGTTGAAAAAGGCACGAATCCAAAGGGGCGGGCACGATCACGCCCGCAACCGAATCACAGCAATCCTCCGGCTGCCGCCCCCAAAGACTCGCCTCTTTTTGAACAGTCGTCTCCCACAACCAACGAAAGAGACGCCTCCCGATGACCACACACACAAAAAAGACCACACTGGGCATGGTACTCAAAGGGTATCCCCGTATTTCCGAGACATTCATTTCCAATGAAATCAAGTTGCTTGAAGAGATGGGATTCAAAATCCACATCTATTCCATGCGCGCCCCCCGTGAAAACTTTGCCCACAAATCGATCAAGGAAATCAAGGCCAAGGTGACGTATCTTCCTTCGTCCATGATCTGGGGACTTCCGGCCTTTTTATGGTATAATATCAGATTGTTTTGCAAAATGCCCAAACGGTACATGGACTGCATCAAGCTCATGAAGTCCCGTTTTGCATTAGCTCCCAAGAAACACACTTGGATCAAGCACCTGCTCCAGGCCGGGTATATCGTCCAGAAATCCGTAATCGACGACGGGGTGGACCTCGGCCATCTGCACGGCCATTTCGCCCACACGCCGACCACGGTGACCATGTACGCCGCCTTTCTCGCCGGGATTCCCTTTTCTTTCACGGCCCATGCCAAGGACATTTACACGCAGGACCCTCGACGCATTCAGGACAAGGTGGATCGGGCAAAATTCGTGGTGACCTGCACCAAATACAATGCCCGCCATCTCGAAAAAACCATGGGCGGCTCGAAACCCATTCACTGCGTGTATCACGGTATCAATCTCGACCTATTCTCACCCAATGGACGAAGCACCTCGGCCAAAACCCCGTATCACATCCTCACGGTCGCCCGATTCGTGGAGAAAAAAGGATTGGATACCGTACTCATGGCGCTTGCCAAACTGCGAAGTGAAGGGCTGGATTTCCGCTACACATTGGTGGGTGAAGGCAAAGCGGAGTTCAACCGGAAAATCAAACAACTCGTCCACGATCTCGGGCTGGACGACATCACAACCCTGACCGGCACCATCACGCACGAAGATGTCATCCAACTTCTCGGATCATCCGACTGTTTCACTCTGGGCTGTCGCGAAGCCAAAGACGGCGACCGGGACGGCATCCCCAACGTGGTGGCCGAGGCCATGGCAACAGGTGTGCCGGTCACGGCCACCGAGGTTTCCGGCGTTCCGGAACTGGTCGTCCACGAAGAAACCGGCCTGCTGTGTCCCTCCAACGACGTGGATGCACTGGCAACAATCATTCGCCGCGCTCTGACAGACGACGAACTGCGAGCACACATCATTCCAGCCGCCAACACACAGGTCCACACGCTTTTCAACAACAAGCAGCTCATCCGCACGCTGGGAGAAATATACAAATCCCATGGTGTCCCCTGCACCAAATAACATGATAAAGGTGCCGGAACAGGAAAAATCCTCACCCCCTGATACATCGTGGGCAATTCCAACCGGACGGCTGACGTCAAACCAGACTTTGACTCAATGTCTTTTGTATGGGAAATTGCCCCATGTTCAACTTCTCGCAGATCATGTCCGAAGAACATATCAAACGGGCAATCAAGGACGGTGCGTTCGAACACCTTGCCGGACAGGGAAAACCCTTGCCCAAGGATGACACGGAAAACCTGCCGCCCGAACTCCGCATGGCATACCGCGTGTTGAAAAATTCCGGCTATGTCCCCGCTGAAATTGCTGAAGAAAAAGAAATAACGCGCACCATTGATCTGCTGGCAACCATGAAAGATGAACAGGAACGGTATCGACAGATACAAAAGTTGAACGTCATGATACTGAAAATGAATGAACGGCGCGGCCGTCCCATCATCCTGGATACATCGGACGAATATTATCGACGCATCGTCGAAAAAGTACGGATCGCAGAAGAACGATTCGACACCACCCATAAAAAACAACGAGAACATCATGCATAAATTCGGAATGGTCGCATTGATCGGCCCACCCAATGCAGGGAAATCCACCCTGATGAACACCTACCTCGGACAAAAGGTCGCCATTGTGTCGCCCAAGCCGCAGACCACGCGCAATCGCATCAGCGGCATCCTGACTGAGGAAGAGGCCCAGATCGTCTTTCTGGATACCCCAGGCATCCACCAGTTGCGTGGCAAAATGAATCGATTCCTGCTGGAATCCGCCTGGAGCGCACTGTCTTCAGCGGATGCAGTCGTGGTCCTGATCGACGCCGCGCTCTACTGCGCCAAGCCCCACTTGTTGGACAAGGAAATCGTCCCGCTGGTCAAACCCATCGACGAATCCGGCAGGCCGGTCCTCATTGCCATCAACAAAATCGATCGGATCAAGGAAAAGGACAAATTGCTCCCGCTCATGGCCCGTGTGGCCGAGATGTGGCCCAAAGCGGAATACATCCCGGTTTCAGCACTGCGAGGCAAGGGCACGGACCAGCTCATGGACCGTATTCTGTCGCTGCTCCCCGAGGGACCGCCCATGTTCCCGGAAGATCAGGTTTCCACCGCGCCCATGCGATTCATGGCCTCGGAAATCATCCGCGAAAAACTGTTCTATTCGCTCAGGCAGGAACTCCCGTACTCAACTGCTGTCGAGATTGAACAATGGGATGAAGAGTCCCGCGAGGATCTGATTATCATCAATGCGGTCATCTACACGTCACGCAAAAGCCACAAAGGCATGATTATCGGCAAACAGGGCGCCAATCTGAAACGAATCGGCACTGACGCCCGCAAAGACATCAGTGACCTGACCGGATCAAAAGTCCACCTTGAATTGTGGGTCAAGGTCCGCGAAGGCTGGACAGAAGATCCTGGATTCCTTCGGGCCATGGGGCTTGGAGAATAGGCCGGTCCCGACTCCGGGAGACTG contains:
- a CDS encoding polysaccharide deacetylase family protein, which encodes MNHDTLNILVQELDAYEKAGLPVELWWRDDDAAEPTVELDRLIRLSDQYDVPCGLATIPARAGESLRKTVSGAAHLWILQHGYAHVNHAPSGSGMGAWELGLHRPKSVVLDELRDGMLKLSQLFKSRFVPALVPPWNRIDPQLLFYLPVLGFRGLSASYKKDRPTPPVGLRVADAHCDVLTWKKKEARFAGLERCLQSLVQHLKEKRLGTVDRSEPTCLLTHHLEMDQDAWQFVEDIFALTTFHTGVTWLVPAAIWPQPK
- a CDS encoding WbuC family cupin fold metalloprotein, encoding MTHKSTDVPVAMDAPEGAVTPLSLTMVGDLLARSRDSARKRMLQKLHSSHDALSHRMFNAMQPGTYIMPHRHLDPPKDETVLVMAGSVLFIQFSDAGDIEKTLLLQPGTENFGIDVAPHVYHTYIPLKQDTLIFETKTGPYTQEHDKNVPDWAPREGSPEAEPYLLNMIKSLAEQANAAVDQVAAKEEDSA
- a CDS encoding radical SAM protein, producing MKPPHNNIIWNMTRKCNFRCEYCYFPHDNTPVTETLPAERITAFLDSTGDTWKVGLTGGEPFIYPNFVDICETLTASHIIGVDTNLSISSKVKEFAERIDPKRVHNLYVALHIEERERVKGVNAFIRNAQCLMDAGFEIIVNYVVHPTLEDRFQTDRTFYAKHGITITPRPFKGEYEGRRYPEAYGDRAQIIFGDHPEQGKKVAFNFQGVPCSAGRTLLRMEPDGTIFRCPGDKTVLGNVMDEVRLYKGNEPCIKKRCPCRGLDHVQLTDFEAHMVDGIQFAVVADNERSRTAFTQAADLLPGNPCVENNLGVLAWRRDDHSQARSHFEVALTQRPDNALYRANRDGAQIADADFDPQICLDVNSDVTK
- the acs gene encoding acetate--CoA ligase translates to MSEEKKIETLQREGQIFEPDTSMQAEAWIQNMDAYDAANERALTDPEGYWGDRAKELLTWFSDFDSVLEADYEKPEFKWFSGGTTNVSYNCLDRHLTDGRRNKAALIWQGEPEEDTRVYTYQMLHTEVCRFANVLKKKGVKRGDRVALYMPMIPELAIAMLACTRLGALHSIVFAGFSSIALQSRIEDCQAKVLVTADAVLRAGKTIPLKPNADEALKDCPSMEQCIVVQRGGNEISMVEGRDSWWHDEINAEDITSECDFEKMDAEDPLFILYTSGSTGKPKGVLHTTGGYLTYAAHTTQCVFDMKDDDVYWCTADIGWITGHSYIVYGPLALGATSVMFEGVPSYPKPDRFWQIVDKFKVNIFYTAPTVIRALMREGEEWTKKYDLSSLRLLGSVGEPINPEAWLWFHNNIGGGKLPIVDTWWQTETGGIMISAMPYATPLKPGSATKALPGISAKIVRRDGSEADANEGGHLIIDKPWPGMLRNVWGDPDRYKSTYFAGFSEAYEAGDGARVDEDGYFWIMGRLDDVINVSGHRMGTAEIESALVAHKDVTEAAVVGMPHDIKGETIYAYVTLKSDLEPDDDMIKELKTWVRKEIGPIATPEFIQFADGLPKTRSGKIMRRVLRKIVEGSNDFGDTSTLADPGVVTDLVEGNKDLVG
- the era gene encoding GTPase Era gives rise to the protein MHKFGMVALIGPPNAGKSTLMNTYLGQKVAIVSPKPQTTRNRISGILTEEEAQIVFLDTPGIHQLRGKMNRFLLESAWSALSSADAVVVLIDAALYCAKPHLLDKEIVPLVKPIDESGRPVLIAINKIDRIKEKDKLLPLMARVAEMWPKAEYIPVSALRGKGTDQLMDRILSLLPEGPPMFPEDQVSTAPMRFMASEIIREKLFYSLRQELPYSTAVEIEQWDEESREDLIIINAVIYTSRKSHKGMIIGKQGANLKRIGTDARKDISDLTGSKVHLELWVKVREGWTEDPGFLRAMGLGE
- a CDS encoding glycosyltransferase translates to MTTHTKKTTLGMVLKGYPRISETFISNEIKLLEEMGFKIHIYSMRAPRENFAHKSIKEIKAKVTYLPSSMIWGLPAFLWYNIRLFCKMPKRYMDCIKLMKSRFALAPKKHTWIKHLLQAGYIVQKSVIDDGVDLGHLHGHFAHTPTTVTMYAAFLAGIPFSFTAHAKDIYTQDPRRIQDKVDRAKFVVTCTKYNARHLEKTMGGSKPIHCVYHGINLDLFSPNGRSTSAKTPYHILTVARFVEKKGLDTVLMALAKLRSEGLDFRYTLVGEGKAEFNRKIKQLVHDLGLDDITTLTGTITHEDVIQLLGSSDCFTLGCREAKDGDRDGIPNVVAEAMATGVPVTATEVSGVPELVVHEETGLLCPSNDVDALATIIRRALTDDELRAHIIPAANTQVHTLFNNKQLIRTLGEIYKSHGVPCTK
- a CDS encoding glycosyltransferase, which codes for MESKAYNILMYSHDTYGLGHIRRTMAIARNLVAPDVNILIVTGSPIVGRYTMPKGIDFVRMPGMIKKTNAIYVPHSIKVDPKIAISIRKNIISATAKTFKPDLFIVDKVPTGLKGEVLPTLKWIKKNLPCTRVVLGLRDILDDAESTRTDWKRKRFPEVLRDLYSEIWVYGSKTMYDPITEYAFPDDIAKKTIFTGYIPRKAPRTRKVKRKHKQVVVTIGGGGDGYNVLDTYLRMLETNGTVDFKTLMITGPFLSPERLDELADRARAIKVQIKPFVRNMEKRIAKADLVVSMGGYNTMCEILSLKKPALIIPRDTPRLEQLIRATVFKKQGLCDFIKWDDVSPETMREKINALLDDPTPYTTQLETFAMTGLTVMRDRLEYYRKNCS
- a CDS encoding DnaJ family domain-containing protein, giving the protein MFNFSQIMSEEHIKRAIKDGAFEHLAGQGKPLPKDDTENLPPELRMAYRVLKNSGYVPAEIAEEKEITRTIDLLATMKDEQERYRQIQKLNVMILKMNERRGRPIILDTSDEYYRRIVEKVRIAEERFDTTHKKQREHHA
- a CDS encoding DMT family transporter, whose product is MNSRTLRADILLFITAVIWGLAFVAQRVGMDHVGPLTFNGIRFALGAVALIPLVVHMQKNRPTTSVGASGRKMLVGGGLLGIALFVGASLQQMGLAGPVLTQFGFEATTAGKAGFITGLYVVFVPIFGLLLAQKPGWGTWIGAGLAVVGMYFLSVTSDLTISFGDLLVLVSAVFWAGHVLLVGKLSPGLDAVDALKLSLIQFIACAFLSMVGAFATEEITLTGLIGAAPSIAYGGLMSVGVAYTLQVVAQRDAQPAHAAIILSLESVFGVIGGCLMLGEVLTMRALIGCGLMLVGMVLSQLRP
- a CDS encoding GNAT family N-acetyltransferase — translated: MTAILRRATPNDFDAICELLHTYMNPAFSIQRWRALFTHGWCSGKPDFGIVADDNGAVVGFHGHICSHRIIDGYWERFTNFTSWYIRKEYRKNGLGSKMLEMATADPETTYTVFSLSPKRIEFFKSLGMNVLDEERLLWRKQGKLYDNLELIVDPVKIRAQSAPYDLPFFDDHIPLRVMPVLVATRCAQCLLLLARAVKNDRVYYDVLYRSNPALFTQRVQDIAEALLPDSECVLAADRRFVDDDGPGAEVEVIKSPRFYKSSRVEPRDIDLTYSELSLLGLKLD